From a single Stackebrandtia endophytica genomic region:
- a CDS encoding MFS transporter, with protein MNQNPEDTRWRRRRLFRNRNFLLLWVGESTSALGNSLATLALPLIAVFALDASTFEVSLLAASVWVPWLIMGLPVGAWVDRLPTRPLMIVCDVVAATLFVSVSVAWWLDLLSFGYLMTVGTLAGTTSVFFSTAFHVYLPTVISPKDLIQGNAILQGSESVVQVAGPGIAGLIARAFGAVTGMLVTTVTFLVSALCLLLVRATPVDREPEPDQGGLRQQIAEGLRFLARDEYLRPLVLYGACANLALAGYEAIQVVYLVRTLGADSLQVGLLVSAGSLGGVLGALAVGPVTRHLGTARGLLVVKLAAAPFGLLIPLAGPQWWMLLFAVGTMMPIAGTIVANIILNSFRQTYCPPRLLGRVVASTMMVNLGALPVGALIGGLLGTWVGLRTTMWMVAFLFTGLILLFSRIAQVRDLPDHPAEELGDRSSPEPAADAVEPA; from the coding sequence GTGAACCAGAATCCAGAAGACACCCGGTGGAGACGGCGTCGATTGTTTCGGAACCGGAACTTCCTGCTGCTGTGGGTGGGGGAATCCACCAGCGCCCTGGGAAACAGCCTTGCCACGTTGGCTCTACCACTGATCGCGGTGTTCGCACTGGACGCGAGCACCTTCGAGGTGAGTCTGTTGGCGGCATCGGTGTGGGTGCCGTGGCTGATCATGGGGTTGCCGGTGGGAGCCTGGGTGGACAGACTCCCCACTCGACCGTTGATGATCGTGTGCGATGTGGTGGCGGCGACGTTGTTTGTCAGCGTTTCGGTCGCGTGGTGGCTGGACCTGCTCAGCTTTGGCTATCTGATGACCGTCGGAACGTTGGCGGGCACCACATCGGTGTTCTTCTCCACCGCCTTCCACGTGTATCTGCCAACGGTGATTTCGCCGAAGGACCTCATCCAGGGCAATGCGATCCTGCAGGGCAGCGAGTCGGTGGTACAGGTTGCGGGGCCTGGCATCGCGGGCCTCATCGCCCGTGCGTTCGGGGCCGTCACCGGCATGCTCGTCACCACCGTGACCTTCCTGGTGTCGGCGCTGTGCCTGCTGTTGGTTCGGGCAACGCCGGTTGACCGCGAGCCGGAGCCGGATCAGGGCGGCCTGCGACAGCAGATTGCCGAAGGGCTGCGTTTTCTCGCGCGGGACGAGTATCTGCGCCCCCTCGTCCTCTACGGCGCCTGCGCCAACCTCGCATTGGCCGGCTATGAGGCGATTCAGGTCGTGTATCTGGTCCGCACTCTGGGGGCTGATTCCCTACAGGTCGGGCTGCTCGTCTCGGCGGGAAGCCTGGGCGGGGTCTTGGGCGCTTTGGCCGTGGGTCCGGTGACCCGGCATCTGGGGACTGCTCGGGGCTTGTTGGTGGTGAAGTTGGCCGCCGCGCCGTTTGGCCTGCTCATTCCCCTCGCCGGCCCACAGTGGTGGATGTTGTTGTTCGCGGTCGGAACGATGATGCCCATCGCCGGAACGATCGTCGCCAACATAATCCTCAACAGTTTTCGGCAGACGTACTGCCCACCAAGACTTCTGGGTCGAGTCGTCGCCAGCACCATGATGGTCAACCTTGGCGCCCTGCCGGTCGGGGCGTTGATCGGCGGGCTACTCGGCACCTGGGTCGGACTGCGCACCACCATGTGGATGGTGGCCTTCCTCTTCACCGGGTTGATACTGCTGTTCAGCCGGATCGCCCAGGTCCGAGATCTGCCGGATCACCCCGCCGAGGAACTGGGCGATCGCTCCTCCCCTGAACCGGCGGCCGACGCCGTGGAGCCGGCCTGA
- a CDS encoding class I SAM-dependent methyltransferase: MTTRETHHGDIPQDESELEEFVRDKLEQYYRDGKPPWDTDVAPPELTALVAGDAALLPGRALDLGCGTGTNSVYLARNGWEVTGVDLIDRAIDQARRKADAADLSIRFQPGDVTRLDSLDVSGPFDLFFDLSCYCGIPTHRRDAYAEGLTHRAAAGARLLMFGYGPGVFDDGYTGVTAAELTSRFGGWELVDVTPGTNPFPTNWFTLRRDG, translated from the coding sequence GTGACCACCCGCGAAACGCACCACGGTGACATCCCACAGGACGAATCCGAACTCGAGGAGTTCGTCCGCGACAAGCTTGAGCAGTACTACCGGGACGGAAAGCCGCCATGGGACACCGATGTCGCGCCACCCGAACTGACGGCACTCGTCGCCGGTGACGCGGCGCTTCTTCCCGGACGCGCCCTCGATCTAGGCTGTGGCACCGGAACCAACTCCGTCTATCTCGCCCGCAACGGTTGGGAGGTGACCGGCGTCGACCTGATCGACCGCGCGATCGACCAGGCACGGCGAAAGGCCGACGCGGCCGACCTGTCGATTCGATTCCAGCCCGGCGATGTCACCCGGCTCGACTCCCTCGACGTCTCGGGTCCGTTCGATCTGTTCTTCGATCTGAGCTGCTACTGCGGTATACCCACCCATCGGCGCGACGCATATGCCGAAGGGCTTACCCACCGTGCCGCTGCGGGAGCTCGACTGCTGATGTTCGGATACGGGCCGGGCGTCTTCGACGACGGCTACACCGGGGTAACCGCGGCAGAATTGACCAGTCGTTTCGGCGGCTGGGAGCTCGTGGACGTCACGCCGGGCACCAATCCGTTCCCCACCAACTGGTTCACCCTGCGTCGTGATGGGTGA
- a CDS encoding TetR/AcrR family transcriptional regulator: protein MTVGKSSGKRAEKARATRKRMLDAARDLFVEHGYGATALQDVADRAGVAVQTIYFTFGNKRTLLKEVVDVSIAGDDEPVATMDRPWFEEALAAPTVAGQLAVHVPATGEILERVAPVTKVLATAVATDPEVSAMWPSEVDPRYTVMLTAATSLVGKPDARQGMSAEQAADLLYGLLSPELYLVFVHDRCWSNARWVEWARGTLAAQLCAPVG from the coding sequence ATGACAGTGGGAAAGAGCAGTGGAAAGCGCGCCGAGAAGGCGCGGGCGACCAGGAAGCGGATGCTGGACGCGGCGCGGGATCTGTTCGTCGAACACGGTTACGGCGCCACGGCCTTGCAGGACGTCGCCGACCGGGCGGGTGTCGCGGTGCAGACGATCTATTTCACCTTCGGCAACAAGCGAACGCTGCTGAAGGAGGTGGTGGACGTATCCATCGCCGGAGACGACGAACCGGTGGCCACAATGGATCGTCCATGGTTTGAGGAGGCGCTGGCCGCGCCCACGGTGGCCGGGCAGCTGGCCGTTCACGTTCCCGCCACCGGCGAAATCCTCGAACGGGTCGCGCCCGTTACCAAGGTGCTGGCGACCGCGGTCGCGACGGATCCCGAGGTGTCCGCGATGTGGCCTTCGGAGGTCGACCCGCGATACACGGTGATGTTGACGGCCGCGACGTCCCTGGTGGGTAAACCCGATGCGCGCCAGGGCATGTCCGCTGAACAGGCGGCGGATCTTCTGTACGGGCTGCTCAGCCCGGAGCTGTATCTCGTCTTCGTTCACGACCGTTGTTGGTCGAATGCCCGGTGGGTTGAGTGGGCGCGGGGAACGCTGGCGGCCCAACTGTGTGCCCCGGTGGGTTGA
- a CDS encoding DNA/RNA non-specific endonuclease — protein MEAVPGVPPSPDGADDVVGVLHEPPHASRLDLEEPAAMYTPHRSQRHSYIQMALPACLVVVVAVVATVVAVAPTGADGSAVFVDDPAAGFETAPAVDIGYTYTAPDGSESVGQFTITADGYATGTVIDQFAGDAVVHTSPTGTAVWGDEDWWSRRSPSQADQVKEQWVQPESGTVLPVDLAAEFNPSSLADRIRTINDAGEPVPDLTSYQGIPVEALVFEDWMLVRTASVPMQVLLLSGPIDTDSVQTAAAPGTDADSIRVPGDERTSEPNRATETADAGVGTLAVSPTRSSPATADATRETSGATMGETTDSKQPDSKGEPPPPLADFPAVAPDFRPTINASDCSTPTCSWTATVENTGTGPGEATITASVSPGMSAVTKSLGTIQPGEQVTTPTMKFANPAPKPAPGQTTSITVNYSVIIYSPQIGGSDAPRYRKLVDRLGGQQAQPALDRVLRPLAELARDVVVEVMHDLLDSDVSGTRALDAMDQATQADPARGEYADTPLLRRLAEAGDRFISWDLIADLLRGKGPAEYAAHLPGLDAVASELDDLAVSTVAISYIPGGRGAPMDAVVVSDLPSPEPTRCTAVTVVSDGNLAAGIERSVRNATREVDDCTVYVRLVIPQTNRDLWTAGPTTLESALRTAVADHCVGGDPGFERLGIVNNTGDHEWPMAMLCMSPTTFTPQEAVEHLNSLNLPEKVIRKLATDRLVSVNAQGEVTAVNWRDPERQCEPGYTNGGSSHKPTTENAKYFLDGQLAVFSAGYLCKPLKDGGKAKFDPLRDWPRAEIVLPDGSVTKNPRASEGGRSIFQRCHLVANILGGSGTDPGNLVTCYWQTNINMRSRIEKQVKEKVAGGEHVVYLALPVYQGKDGPLRGIRVIALGNKGFRCDVTFQNKLISPGMVYNLAC, from the coding sequence GTGGAGGCGGTCCCAGGGGTACCGCCCAGCCCGGATGGTGCCGACGATGTCGTCGGCGTCCTGCATGAACCCCCTCATGCCTCCCGGCTCGACCTCGAGGAGCCCGCCGCCATGTACACCCCGCACCGTTCACAGCGGCATTCGTATATTCAAATGGCCCTACCGGCCTGCCTGGTCGTGGTGGTCGCCGTGGTCGCGACGGTGGTCGCGGTGGCGCCGACCGGGGCCGACGGCTCCGCGGTGTTCGTCGACGATCCGGCCGCCGGTTTCGAGACCGCGCCGGCGGTCGACATCGGTTACACCTACACGGCACCCGACGGCTCCGAATCGGTCGGACAATTCACCATCACCGCGGACGGTTATGCGACCGGCACCGTCATCGACCAGTTCGCCGGGGACGCGGTGGTACACACCTCGCCGACTGGCACCGCGGTCTGGGGTGACGAGGACTGGTGGTCCCGTCGGTCACCCTCCCAGGCGGACCAGGTCAAGGAACAGTGGGTGCAGCCCGAATCCGGGACGGTGCTGCCGGTTGACCTCGCCGCCGAGTTCAATCCGTCCTCACTGGCTGATCGGATCCGCACGATCAACGACGCGGGAGAACCGGTACCCGATCTGACGTCGTACCAGGGCATCCCGGTGGAGGCATTGGTCTTTGAGGATTGGATGTTGGTTCGCACCGCGAGCGTGCCGATGCAGGTGCTGTTGTTGTCCGGCCCGATCGACACGGATTCGGTCCAGACCGCCGCGGCACCGGGTACGGACGCCGACAGCATCCGAGTACCAGGTGATGAAAGGACCTCCGAACCGAACCGAGCCACCGAGACCGCAGACGCCGGGGTTGGCACGCTCGCGGTCTCGCCCACTCGATCATCACCGGCGACCGCGGATGCGACCAGGGAGACCTCCGGGGCCACGATGGGGGAGACCACCGATTCGAAGCAACCCGACTCGAAGGGCGAGCCGCCGCCACCGCTAGCCGACTTCCCCGCAGTCGCGCCGGATTTCCGTCCCACGATCAACGCCTCGGACTGTTCAACGCCCACCTGTTCATGGACGGCGACCGTCGAGAACACCGGTACCGGCCCGGGAGAGGCGACCATCACTGCCAGCGTCAGCCCTGGGATGAGTGCGGTCACCAAGTCGCTGGGAACCATCCAACCCGGCGAGCAGGTTACGACACCGACCATGAAGTTCGCCAACCCCGCACCGAAACCGGCCCCCGGACAGACGACCAGCATCACCGTCAACTACTCGGTGATCATCTACTCGCCGCAGATCGGTGGCTCCGATGCCCCGCGCTACCGCAAACTCGTGGACCGTCTCGGCGGTCAACAGGCGCAGCCGGCTCTCGATCGCGTCCTTCGTCCCCTCGCCGAACTGGCCAGGGACGTCGTCGTCGAGGTCATGCACGACCTGCTCGACAGCGACGTGTCGGGCACGCGTGCACTCGATGCGATGGACCAGGCGACCCAGGCAGATCCAGCGCGTGGCGAGTATGCCGATACGCCGCTGCTGCGTCGTCTCGCCGAAGCCGGCGACCGCTTCATCTCGTGGGATCTCATCGCGGATCTGTTGCGTGGTAAGGGGCCGGCCGAGTACGCCGCACACCTGCCGGGACTCGATGCCGTCGCCTCGGAACTTGACGATCTCGCCGTCTCCACCGTCGCCATCAGCTATATCCCGGGCGGCAGGGGAGCCCCGATGGACGCGGTCGTCGTCAGCGACCTTCCATCCCCGGAGCCGACGCGCTGCACCGCGGTCACGGTCGTGTCCGACGGCAACCTCGCCGCCGGCATCGAGCGGTCCGTCAGAAACGCCACCCGAGAAGTCGACGACTGCACCGTGTACGTCCGACTGGTGATACCGCAGACAAACCGTGACCTGTGGACCGCTGGCCCGACCACATTGGAGTCGGCGTTGCGAACGGCGGTGGCGGACCATTGTGTCGGCGGAGACCCCGGTTTCGAACGGCTGGGGATCGTCAACAACACCGGCGACCACGAATGGCCGATGGCGATGCTGTGCATGAGTCCCACTACGTTCACCCCGCAGGAGGCGGTCGAGCACCTGAACAGTCTGAACCTGCCGGAGAAGGTCATACGCAAACTCGCCACCGATCGACTCGTCAGCGTGAACGCACAGGGCGAGGTCACCGCCGTCAACTGGCGTGACCCGGAACGTCAGTGCGAACCCGGTTACACCAACGGTGGGTCCTCGCATAAGCCGACGACGGAGAACGCCAAGTACTTTCTGGACGGACAGCTGGCGGTGTTCTCCGCCGGCTACCTATGTAAGCCTCTGAAAGACGGCGGCAAGGCGAAGTTTGATCCGCTGCGGGATTGGCCACGGGCTGAGATTGTTCTGCCCGATGGCTCGGTGACGAAGAACCCGAGGGCCTCCGAAGGAGGACGCTCGATATTCCAGCGTTGTCACCTGGTGGCCAACATCCTGGGGGGTTCGGGGACGGATCCGGGCAACCTGGTCACCTGCTATTGGCAGACGAACATCAACATGCGCAGCCGAATCGAGAAACAGGTGAAGGAGAAGGTCGCCGGGGGCGAGCACGTGGTCTATCTCGCTCTGCCGGTATACCAGGGGAAGGACGGCCCGCTCCGAGGCATTCGCGTCATCGCGCTCGGCAACAAGGGATTCCGTTGTGACGTCACTTTTCAGAACAAGCTGATCAGCCCGGGCATGGTCTACAACCTGGCATGCTGA
- a CDS encoding RNA polymerase sigma factor: MTSNDIAEAITRVHRDEWSRVVATVARRFGDLDIAEESTAEAFTVAVERWPRDGLPPNPGAWLTTTAHRKAVDRIRRESKRDGKQKQAQLMYAEPPEPTGVIEDERLRLIFTCCHPALSMQSRAALTLRLLGGLTVPQIARAFLVGDKAMEQRITRAKAKIKLAGVPYRVPSAEDLPARVGGVLAVLYLVLNEGYLATGPDSDPIRLDLTAEAIRLTRLLHALMPTEGEVTGLLALMLLTDARRSTRVSAGGELVTLAEQDRGAWDAELIAEGHRLVRERLASGVAPGRYQILAAINAVHTSARDIRDTDWSQIIALYDQLVVLDPSPIVVLNRAVAVAELDGPQVALAIVDGLAAGLSDYHAYHAIRADLLRRSGDGRGARAAYDRAIDLAGNTAEVAYLTRRRDQLG, from the coding sequence GTGACTTCGAACGACATCGCCGAGGCGATCACCCGGGTCCACCGTGACGAGTGGTCCCGGGTGGTCGCCACCGTGGCCAGGCGGTTCGGTGATCTGGACATCGCCGAGGAGTCGACCGCCGAGGCGTTCACGGTGGCCGTCGAGCGGTGGCCGCGCGACGGGCTGCCACCCAATCCCGGCGCCTGGTTGACCACGACGGCCCACCGCAAGGCGGTCGATCGGATTCGGCGGGAGAGTAAACGCGACGGCAAGCAGAAGCAGGCTCAGTTGATGTACGCCGAACCGCCCGAACCGACCGGCGTCATCGAGGATGAACGACTCCGATTGATCTTCACCTGTTGCCACCCCGCTCTGTCGATGCAGAGCCGGGCCGCGCTGACGTTGCGTTTGCTCGGTGGTCTGACCGTGCCGCAGATCGCGCGGGCGTTCCTGGTGGGGGACAAGGCGATGGAACAGCGGATCACGCGGGCGAAGGCCAAGATCAAGTTGGCCGGGGTTCCCTACCGGGTGCCTTCGGCCGAGGATTTGCCGGCGCGGGTCGGTGGGGTGCTCGCCGTGCTCTACCTGGTGCTCAACGAGGGGTACCTGGCCACCGGACCCGACTCCGACCCCATCCGGTTGGACCTGACCGCCGAGGCGATCCGGCTCACCCGTCTTCTCCATGCGCTCATGCCGACCGAGGGCGAGGTGACGGGACTGCTGGCGTTGATGCTGCTCACCGACGCCCGCCGAAGTACCCGGGTCTCGGCGGGCGGTGAACTGGTCACCCTCGCCGAACAGGACCGGGGCGCCTGGGACGCTGAGCTGATCGCGGAGGGCCATCGACTGGTGAGGGAGCGCTTGGCCTCGGGGGTCGCTCCGGGCCGTTACCAGATTCTCGCGGCGATCAATGCCGTGCACACCTCCGCCCGAGACATCCGAGACACCGATTGGTCCCAGATCATCGCCCTGTACGACCAGCTCGTGGTCCTGGACCCCTCGCCCATCGTTGTCCTCAATAGAGCGGTTGCGGTCGCCGAACTGGATGGGCCCCAGGTGGCGTTGGCGATCGTCGACGGCCTGGCCGCCGGATTGTCCGATTACCATGCCTACCATGCGATCCGCGCCGACCTGTTGCGCCGGTCGGGAGACGGTCGAGGGGCGCGTGCCGCCTACGACAGGGCCATCGACTTGGCGGGCAACACCGCCGAGGTCGCGTATCTGACCCGTCGCCGGGATCAATTGGGTTAG
- a CDS encoding YciI family protein translates to MQYLVTVIEEFLPGGVRADESGSATPDEDGAIAEFNRRLKADGHWVFVGGLASPSTATVVDNRGEEPMITDGPFLESKEHLAGIWVIEAADLDAALKIAVEASKACNRKVEVRPFL, encoded by the coding sequence ATGCAATACCTGGTCACCGTGATCGAGGAGTTCCTGCCCGGTGGTGTCCGCGCCGACGAGTCCGGCTCGGCCACTCCCGACGAGGACGGGGCCATCGCCGAATTCAACCGGCGGCTCAAGGCCGATGGGCACTGGGTCTTCGTCGGAGGGTTGGCCTCGCCCAGCACCGCCACCGTGGTCGACAACCGTGGTGAGGAACCGATGATCACCGATGGGCCCTTCCTGGAGTCCAAGGAACATCTGGCCGGTATCTGGGTTATCGAGGCGGCTGACCTCGATGCCGCGCTGAAGATCGCCGTCGAGGCGTCGAAGGCATGCAACCGGAAGGTCGAGGTACGGCCGTTCCTGTGA
- a CDS encoding dihydrofolate reductase family protein translates to MKLTTVTNVSVDGVMQGLGDRDEDRRGGFDRGGWALPLFSEEVDSFLGQLYQRADAFLFGRVTYQIFADSWGTVEDMADTPIGRALNGRPKFLVSTTITEPGWGDTTVLSGDLATAIRELKDGSVGELQVHGSGRLVRWLLDNRLVDEITLFTYPVVVGRGTRLFPDSGPDVALDLVDSRVFGNGVILQVHRPAGRPRYSGA, encoded by the coding sequence ATGAAACTGACAACCGTCACGAACGTGTCCGTTGACGGAGTGATGCAAGGGCTCGGTGATCGGGACGAGGATCGCCGGGGCGGGTTCGACCGCGGCGGCTGGGCGCTGCCGCTCTTTAGTGAGGAGGTCGACTCGTTTCTCGGGCAGCTGTATCAGCGTGCCGACGCGTTCCTGTTCGGCCGGGTCACCTACCAGATCTTCGCCGACAGTTGGGGCACCGTCGAGGACATGGCCGATACTCCGATCGGTCGGGCCTTGAACGGTCGGCCCAAGTTTCTGGTGTCGACGACCATTACCGAACCCGGGTGGGGCGACACCACCGTCCTCTCTGGAGATCTCGCCACCGCGATTCGTGAGCTGAAGGACGGATCCGTTGGGGAGCTTCAGGTTCACGGAAGTGGCAGGCTGGTGCGTTGGTTGTTGGACAACCGACTGGTCGACGAGATCACTCTCTTCACCTATCCGGTGGTGGTCGGGCGGGGGACTCGGTTGTTTCCCGATTCGGGTCCGGACGTCGCACTCGACCTGGTCGATTCCCGGGTGTTCGGCAACGGCGTCATCCTGCAGGTCCATCGCCCGGCCGGGCGCCCCCGATACTCCGGCGCGTGA